A genomic window from Streptomyces sp. NBC_01429 includes:
- a CDS encoding FUSC family protein, translating to MGKHTTRGTTPRQRQRPRPAALPIRSTVRLRRPVDLWHKPALSAAGALAVPDLTLLALGRLDLVLYTSAGAMCALYAHGRPYTARARSLALVVLGMVASLGVALVCAATVSSPALLVALAALVAAAHKTVCDATGIGPPGNLILTFISSSAFFVPQRLADVPFHLALAVGGGAVAWLICMAPGLFRPHGPERAAVARALEASAALWRAQGAEVLPARRAAAGAVNAAWHTLFLVPGDGTDRGRGTERAGLDRLLVHAESALAAEAPHPGEADRCASLARALRRGRALPAVALTPGESREVAGVGAERRALWEPRRPAPDGPRGIRAVRDRLRPGSPLLPVGARVAAGCALAGWVSLAAGVGHPYWAVVTAASLYQANTTLSWQRAVQRVLGNVLGLVLFLALLPLIRTGHLAMVLLALAFQIGAEALITRNYWLGSVCVTPMALLLTEFGGHLPAGTLVHDRMVDTLVGAAVGLACCVLVTNRRATDRIDRALAEVTAARGAAVRAAAGSAAEGTGWAGEAGRSRDRLALSLVELRDAFEVASGEWWQRALPAERVAAAEAEGHRTLALLVRRTAPVAPVP from the coding sequence ATGGGCAAGCACACCACCCGCGGTACGACGCCGCGTCAGCGTCAGCGTCCCCGTCCGGCCGCGCTCCCGATCCGGAGCACCGTCCGGCTGCGGCGGCCGGTCGACCTCTGGCACAAGCCCGCGCTGAGCGCGGCGGGCGCGCTCGCCGTACCCGATCTGACCCTGCTGGCGCTGGGCCGTCTCGATCTCGTCCTCTACACCTCGGCGGGCGCGATGTGCGCCCTCTACGCGCACGGCAGGCCGTACACGGCGCGGGCCCGCTCCCTGGCCCTGGTGGTCCTCGGGATGGTGGCGAGCCTCGGGGTCGCGCTGGTCTGCGCGGCGACGGTCTCCTCGCCCGCGCTGCTGGTGGCGCTCGCCGCGCTGGTGGCGGCCGCGCACAAGACGGTCTGCGACGCGACCGGGATCGGGCCGCCGGGCAATCTGATCCTGACGTTCATCTCGTCCTCCGCCTTCTTCGTGCCCCAGCGCCTCGCCGACGTTCCGTTCCATCTCGCCCTGGCGGTCGGTGGCGGGGCGGTGGCCTGGCTCATCTGCATGGCGCCCGGTCTGTTCCGGCCGCACGGGCCCGAACGGGCCGCCGTCGCCCGGGCGCTGGAGGCGTCGGCGGCGCTGTGGCGGGCCCAGGGGGCCGAGGTGTTGCCGGCCCGCCGGGCGGCGGCCGGCGCGGTCAACGCCGCGTGGCACACGCTCTTCCTGGTCCCGGGCGACGGTACGGACCGGGGCCGCGGTACGGAGCGGGCCGGGCTCGACCGGCTGCTCGTCCACGCGGAGTCGGCCCTCGCCGCGGAAGCCCCGCACCCGGGCGAGGCGGACCGGTGCGCCTCCCTGGCCCGCGCGCTGCGCCGGGGCCGGGCCCTGCCCGCCGTCGCGCTGACGCCCGGGGAGAGCCGGGAGGTCGCCGGGGTCGGCGCCGAACGCCGGGCGCTGTGGGAGCCGCGCCGGCCCGCGCCGGACGGCCCCCGGGGCATCCGGGCCGTACGGGACCGGCTGCGGCCGGGGTCCCCGCTGCTGCCGGTCGGCGCGCGGGTGGCCGCCGGGTGCGCGCTCGCGGGCTGGGTCTCGCTGGCCGCCGGGGTCGGCCACCCCTACTGGGCGGTGGTCACCGCGGCCTCCCTCTACCAGGCCAACACCACACTCTCCTGGCAGCGGGCCGTTCAGCGCGTTCTCGGCAATGTCCTCGGGCTGGTCCTCTTCCTCGCGCTGCTGCCCCTGATCCGCACCGGGCATCTCGCGATGGTGCTGCTCGCGCTGGCCTTCCAGATCGGCGCGGAGGCGCTCATCACCCGTAACTACTGGCTGGGTTCGGTGTGCGTCACACCGATGGCGCTGCTGCTCACCGAGTTCGGCGGCCATCTGCCGGCGGGCACACTGGTCCACGACCGCATGGTGGACACACTGGTCGGCGCGGCGGTGGGACTGGCCTGCTGCGTGCTGGTCACCAACCGCCGGGCCACGGACCGGATCGACCGGGCGCTCGCCGAGGTCACGGCGGCGCGCGGCGCGGCGGTGCGGGCGGCGGCCGGGAGTGCGGCCGAGGGTACGGGGTGGGCCGGGGAGGCCGGACGGTCCCGTGACCGGCTCGCGCTCTCCCTGGTCGAGCTGCGCGACGCCTTCGAGGTGGCCTCGGGCGAGTGGTGGCAGCGCGCCCTGCCCGCCGAACGCGTCGCCGCCGCCGAGGCCGAGGGCCACCGCACGCTGGCGCTGCTCGTGCGCCGTACCGCGCCCGTGGCCCCCGTACCGTAG
- a CDS encoding PASTA domain-containing protein → MRTRTALALLGATALLTLTACEDTGSSAPDATTSMARAALPDLVGKGLRSARDAARSAGFRELTSHDALGRGRAVLLDRNWKVCSQTPAAGTLPTGTTVDLGAVKTGEDCPSKDAGEPAPAGGTMPDFTGKSVRFARAALGTSVSVDAEDASGKDRKILLESNWKVCGQDPKASTKVTGQPVRLDTVKFDEECP, encoded by the coding sequence ATGCGTACCCGCACCGCCCTCGCGCTCCTCGGCGCCACGGCGCTTCTCACCCTCACCGCGTGCGAGGACACCGGCTCCTCCGCGCCCGACGCCACCACGAGCATGGCCCGTGCCGCCCTGCCGGACCTCGTCGGCAAGGGGCTCCGGTCGGCGCGGGACGCCGCCAGGTCCGCCGGCTTCCGCGAACTGACCTCGCACGACGCGCTCGGACGCGGCCGGGCGGTACTCCTCGACCGGAACTGGAAGGTCTGCTCGCAGACCCCGGCGGCCGGCACCCTGCCGACCGGCACGACGGTGGACCTCGGCGCGGTGAAGACCGGGGAGGACTGTCCGTCGAAGGACGCGGGAGAGCCCGCGCCGGCCGGCGGCACGATGCCCGACTTCACGGGCAAGTCGGTACGGTTCGCCCGCGCCGCGCTCGGCACCTCGGTCAGCGTCGACGCCGAGGACGCCTCCGGCAAGGACCGCAAGATCCTGCTGGAGTCCAACTGGAAGGTGTGCGGACAGGACCCGAAAGCCAGTACGAAGGTGACCGGGCAGCCCGTTCGGCTGGACACGGTGAAATTCGACGAGGAATGCCCCTAG
- a CDS encoding FadR/GntR family transcriptional regulator, with protein sequence MNLSDSQTAGDAPRRISAMEAVLNHLRGAIERSEYAVGDKLPSEAELCRRLEVSRPVLREALRALQTMGLTVSRTGKGTFIVSNGPVEDPVFGDYTASDLLEVRRHVEIPVAGYAAVRRTPEDLDHLAHLLERMERETDTTAWVAMDTLFHLAVAQAAQNPVFRRVIEEIRDALARQSAFLNELGGRREQSNQEHRAIVEALVDRSEQDAVAAMTHHLARVESTLTTIVRTPHCTKPPQEGESHA encoded by the coding sequence GTGAACCTGTCAGACAGCCAGACAGCTGGCGATGCGCCCAGACGGATCAGCGCCATGGAAGCGGTACTGAATCATCTGCGCGGCGCGATCGAGCGGAGCGAGTACGCGGTGGGGGACAAACTCCCCTCCGAGGCCGAACTCTGCCGTCGCCTCGAAGTGAGCAGGCCCGTGCTCCGTGAGGCGCTGCGCGCGTTGCAGACGATGGGGCTGACCGTCTCCCGGACCGGAAAGGGCACCTTCATCGTGTCCAACGGCCCGGTGGAGGACCCGGTCTTCGGCGACTACACCGCGAGCGACCTCCTGGAGGTCCGCCGGCACGTCGAGATCCCGGTGGCCGGATACGCGGCCGTGCGCCGTACCCCCGAGGACCTCGATCACCTCGCCCATCTGCTGGAGCGGATGGAGCGGGAGACCGACACCACCGCCTGGGTGGCGATGGACACGCTGTTCCACCTCGCCGTCGCCCAGGCGGCCCAGAATCCCGTCTTCCGGCGGGTCATAGAGGAGATCCGCGACGCGCTGGCCCGCCAGTCCGCGTTCCTCAACGAGCTGGGCGGCCGGCGTGAGCAGTCGAACCAGGAGCACCGCGCGATCGTCGAGGCCCTCGTCGACCGGTCGGAGCAGGACGCGGTGGCGGCGATGACCCACCACCTCGCCCGCGTCGAGTCGACGCTGACCACCATTGTGCGGACCCCGCACTGTACGAAACCCCCACAAGAAGGCGAATCCCACGCGTGA
- a CDS encoding PAS domain-containing protein — translation MHKQHGAAPETLFSDPESWSGDAVSWRNRTFLLFDRLPVPLAISDPYGRVLMANPAMAAQWGELPGRLRGRSAMDLFRIPGPGQLHPIADAVRQGRRSRYPVEVSWSTPSGAERYGELTVDLLADAPASHPVLLLYLRVRGERAAAPPPAAGTGAGEASEAELRILTLLAGGSTTARIAGEVGLTVDGVNYHVGRMSRRWGVRNRAALVAHAYVTGLLAPGVWPPAPAG, via the coding sequence GTGCACAAGCAGCACGGAGCGGCGCCGGAAACGTTGTTCAGCGACCCGGAATCCTGGTCGGGCGACGCGGTCTCCTGGCGCAACCGCACCTTCCTCCTCTTCGACCGGCTCCCGGTACCGCTGGCGATCAGCGACCCGTACGGGCGGGTGCTGATGGCGAACCCGGCGATGGCGGCGCAGTGGGGCGAGCTGCCGGGCCGGCTGCGCGGGCGCAGCGCCATGGATCTCTTCCGGATACCGGGCCCAGGACAGCTCCATCCGATCGCCGACGCGGTACGGCAGGGCCGCAGGTCGCGCTATCCGGTCGAGGTCTCGTGGTCCACCCCCTCGGGCGCCGAACGGTACGGCGAGCTGACGGTCGACCTGCTCGCCGACGCACCGGCGTCCCACCCCGTCCTCCTGCTGTATCTGCGGGTACGGGGTGAGCGGGCCGCCGCGCCGCCGCCCGCCGCCGGCACCGGGGCGGGCGAGGCGAGCGAGGCCGAGCTGCGGATCCTCACCCTGCTGGCGGGCGGCTCCACCACGGCGCGGATCGCGGGGGAGGTGGGGCTGACCGTCGACGGCGTCAACTACCACGTGGGGCGGATGTCCCGGCGCTGGGGCGTACGCAACAGAGCGGCGCTGGTGGCGCACGCGTATGTGACGGGCCTGCTCGCCCCCGGCGTCTGGCCGCCCGCGCCCGCCGGCTGA
- a CDS encoding MarR family winged helix-turn-helix transcriptional regulator → MAEDIVAGVMRQWQQVMPALDTAPMAVIGRLNRCSALLQQAADAPLRREGLTRPEFDILGTLRRTGHELTPGRIARETFASGAAVTKRLRRLESDGLIARRPDDRDRRVSHLSLTAGGRALLDRLLPAQLAYEAALLDGLGANSQEQLAGGLGELLVLLEGRLGSLLE, encoded by the coding sequence GTGGCCGAGGACATCGTCGCCGGGGTGATGCGGCAATGGCAGCAGGTGATGCCCGCTCTGGACACCGCGCCCATGGCGGTGATCGGGCGGCTCAACCGCTGCTCCGCCCTGCTCCAGCAGGCCGCCGACGCCCCGTTGCGGCGGGAGGGGCTGACCCGCCCCGAGTTCGACATCCTGGGCACCTTGCGCCGCACGGGCCACGAGCTGACCCCGGGCCGGATCGCGCGCGAGACCTTCGCCTCCGGAGCGGCCGTGACCAAACGGCTGCGCCGGCTGGAGAGCGACGGCCTCATCGCCAGGCGCCCCGACGACCGGGACCGCCGGGTGTCCCATCTGTCCCTGACGGCCGGCGGCCGTGCGCTGCTCGACCGGCTGCTCCCCGCGCAACTGGCTTACGAGGCGGCCCTGTTGGACGGGCTCGGCGCGAACAGCCAGGAGCAGCTCGCCGGCGGTCTCGGCGAGCTGCTGGTCCTGCTGGAAGGGCGGCTGGGCAGCCTGCTCGAATGA
- a CDS encoding cytochrome P450: MTETLSPAQSGTESPDPAPARVPAPSPAPTSTSTSASSVTPPPVPVVDISDSDPRITPVLHHMELLRSHGSPLVVRRHGRDLLLVSDLALVTELADEQRFSKFVGPALENVREFVADGLFTAYNDEPNWAKAHDILMPAFSLGSMRTYHPVMLDVARRLIGSWDRDAASATPVDVADDMTRMTLDTIGLTGFGFDFGSFERDGTHPFVEAMVRCLDWAMTKLARVPGTDHTARDAAFRADAAHLAAVVDEVVAARTADAGTSGPDDSGRDTPDARDLLGLMLTATRPSDGPDGTTLDLENIRNQVITFLIAGHETTSGALSFALYHLAKDPSALRLVQREVDELWGDTADPEPSYEDVGRLRHTRQVLNEALRLWPTAPGFQRQARHDTVLGGRLPLSAGQGVLVVTPMLHRDPVWGDNPELFDPARFGPEAEAGRSPHAYKPFGTGERACIGRQFALHEATMLLGMLVHRYRLIDQDDYRLELKQTLTIKPDGFTLTPVRRTPADRAANRAALPAPTVRPAAPSAPAHAAGDARRLPSGVRRGTGLLLLHGSNYGTCRDFAAQLADSAGALGCDTAVASLDEHAGRLPTDRAVVIVAASYNGQPTDDAAAFLRWLERAEPGDVAGVTYAVLGVGDRNWSATYQRVPTLVDERLAALGATRLVDRVAADASGDLTAAVGEFTDALRTALLERHDDPDAVAEPVRTAVDDGPAHTVTEITGGPLDALAARHGMAAMTVTQTASLTDPAHPRAKRLVRLALPEGTTYRTADHLTVLPANDPGLVARAAGLLGVRLDTVLSIAPSRPGGAGGSRGAAIAVDRPLTVRELLTHHVELQDRPTEGQFATLAALNPCPPERAALGALAEDARARAADHRTLLDLVEDHPALRTALTWPVLLDLLPPLRPRHYSVSSAPVTDPRHADLMVSLLDAPARSGRGRRRGTGSGHLHTVRPGDTVFARVQPCREAFRVSPDDHASTPLIMVAAGTGLAPFRGAVADRRALADGGARLAEALCYFGCDGPDTDYLYAEELRAAERAGAVSMRPAFSAAPAGDVRYVQHRIAAEGDEVWALLEAGARVHVCGDGARMAPGVRETLRGLYLRRTPGADEAAAHGWLQSLADRGRYVEDVYAG, translated from the coding sequence ATGACCGAGACCCTCTCCCCGGCGCAGTCCGGGACCGAAAGCCCCGACCCCGCCCCGGCCCGCGTCCCCGCCCCCTCGCCCGCGCCGACCTCCACGTCCACCTCCGCCTCCTCCGTCACCCCGCCGCCCGTGCCGGTCGTGGACATCTCGGACAGCGATCCGCGGATCACGCCCGTCCTGCACCACATGGAGCTGCTCCGCAGCCACGGCTCGCCCCTCGTCGTGCGCCGGCACGGCCGGGACCTCCTGCTGGTCAGCGACCTCGCACTGGTCACGGAGCTGGCCGACGAACAGCGGTTCAGCAAGTTCGTGGGTCCCGCGCTGGAGAACGTACGGGAGTTCGTCGCCGACGGCCTGTTCACCGCCTACAACGACGAGCCCAACTGGGCCAAGGCGCACGACATCCTGATGCCCGCCTTCTCGCTCGGCTCCATGCGCACCTACCACCCGGTCATGCTGGACGTCGCCCGCAGGCTGATCGGATCCTGGGACCGCGACGCCGCCTCGGCCACCCCGGTGGACGTCGCCGACGACATGACGCGGATGACCCTGGACACCATCGGGCTGACGGGCTTCGGCTTCGACTTCGGATCGTTCGAACGGGACGGTACGCACCCCTTCGTCGAGGCCATGGTCCGCTGCCTGGACTGGGCGATGACCAAGCTGGCCCGGGTCCCCGGCACCGATCACACCGCGCGCGACGCGGCGTTCCGCGCCGACGCGGCCCATCTCGCCGCCGTGGTGGACGAGGTCGTCGCGGCGCGCACCGCCGACGCGGGCACCTCGGGCCCGGACGACAGCGGCCGGGACACGCCGGACGCGCGGGATCTGCTGGGTCTGATGCTCACCGCGACCCGTCCCTCGGACGGGCCCGACGGCACGACGCTGGACCTGGAGAACATCCGCAACCAGGTCATCACCTTCCTGATCGCCGGTCACGAGACCACCTCCGGGGCGCTCTCCTTCGCCCTCTACCACCTCGCCAAGGACCCGAGCGCGCTGCGCCTGGTCCAGCGCGAGGTGGACGAGCTGTGGGGCGACACCGCCGACCCCGAGCCCAGCTACGAGGACGTCGGCCGGCTGCGCCACACCCGGCAGGTGCTCAACGAGGCGCTGCGGCTGTGGCCGACCGCGCCCGGGTTCCAGCGGCAGGCGCGCCACGACACCGTCCTCGGCGGCCGTCTTCCGCTGAGTGCCGGACAGGGTGTGCTGGTCGTCACGCCGATGCTGCACCGCGATCCGGTGTGGGGCGACAACCCGGAGCTGTTCGACCCGGCGCGCTTCGGGCCCGAGGCGGAGGCCGGTCGCTCCCCGCACGCGTACAAGCCGTTCGGCACCGGTGAACGCGCCTGCATCGGAAGGCAGTTCGCCCTGCACGAGGCCACGATGCTGCTCGGCATGCTGGTCCACAGGTACCGGCTGATCGACCAGGACGACTACCGGCTGGAGCTCAAGCAGACCCTCACCATCAAGCCCGACGGTTTCACCCTCACCCCGGTGCGCCGCACCCCCGCCGACCGCGCTGCCAACCGCGCCGCGCTGCCTGCCCCGACCGTGCGGCCCGCCGCGCCGAGCGCCCCCGCCCACGCCGCCGGGGACGCGCGGCGGCTGCCCTCCGGGGTGCGGCGCGGCACCGGGCTGCTGCTCCTGCACGGCTCCAACTACGGCACCTGCCGCGACTTCGCCGCACAACTCGCCGACAGCGCGGGCGCGCTCGGCTGCGACACCGCCGTCGCCTCCCTCGACGAACACGCCGGGCGACTGCCCACCGACCGCGCCGTCGTGATCGTCGCCGCCTCCTACAACGGGCAGCCCACCGACGACGCGGCGGCCTTCCTGCGCTGGCTGGAGCGGGCGGAACCCGGCGACGTGGCAGGCGTCACGTACGCCGTCCTGGGCGTCGGCGACCGCAACTGGTCCGCCACGTACCAGCGCGTCCCGACCCTCGTCGACGAGCGGCTCGCCGCCCTCGGCGCGACCCGGCTCGTGGACCGCGTGGCGGCCGACGCCTCCGGCGATCTGACCGCCGCCGTCGGCGAGTTCACCGACGCGCTGCGCACCGCGCTGCTGGAGCGCCACGATGACCCGGACGCCGTCGCTGAGCCGGTGCGTACGGCCGTGGACGACGGGCCCGCGCACACCGTCACGGAGATCACCGGCGGACCGCTGGACGCGCTGGCCGCCCGGCACGGCATGGCGGCGATGACCGTCACGCAGACCGCGTCGCTCACCGACCCGGCGCACCCGCGCGCCAAGCGGCTGGTGCGGCTGGCGCTGCCCGAGGGGACGACGTACCGCACCGCCGACCATCTGACGGTGCTCCCCGCCAACGACCCCGGGCTCGTCGCCCGCGCCGCCGGGCTCCTCGGCGTCCGGCTCGACACCGTTCTGAGCATCGCCCCGAGCCGTCCCGGTGGCGCCGGCGGTTCGCGCGGGGCCGCGATCGCCGTCGACCGGCCGCTGACCGTACGGGAGTTGCTCACCCACCACGTGGAGCTCCAGGACCGGCCCACCGAGGGGCAGTTCGCCACGCTGGCCGCGCTCAACCCCTGTCCGCCGGAGCGGGCGGCCCTGGGCGCGCTCGCCGAGGACGCGCGGGCGCGCGCCGCCGACCACCGCACCCTCCTCGACCTGGTCGAGGACCACCCCGCCCTGCGTACGGCGCTGACCTGGCCCGTACTGCTGGACCTGCTGCCGCCGCTGCGGCCCCGGCACTACTCGGTCTCCTCGGCGCCGGTCACCGACCCGCGCCACGCCGACCTGATGGTCTCGCTGCTGGACGCCCCCGCGCGCTCGGGCCGGGGGCGCCGCCGGGGCACCGGGTCCGGCCATCTGCACACCGTGCGCCCCGGGGACACCGTGTTCGCCCGCGTCCAGCCGTGCCGCGAGGCGTTCCGCGTCAGCCCCGACGACCATGCCTCCACCCCGCTGATCATGGTCGCCGCAGGCACCGGCCTCGCGCCCTTCCGGGGCGCCGTCGCCGACCGCCGCGCGCTGGCCGACGGCGGGGCCCGGCTCGCCGAGGCGCTCTGCTACTTCGGCTGCGACGGCCCGGACACCGACTATCTGTACGCCGAGGAACTGCGCGCGGCCGAGCGGGCCGGAGCGGTCTCCATGCGGCCCGCCTTCAGCGCGGCGCCGGCCGGGGACGTGCGCTACGTCCAGCACCGTATCGCCGCCGAGGGCGACGAGGTGTGGGCCCTGCTGGAGGCGGGCGCCCGGGTCCACGTCTGCGGCGACGGCGCCCGGATGGCGCCCGGCGTGCGCGAGACCCTGCGCGGCCTGTATCTGCGCAGGACCCCGGGCGCCGACGAGGCGGCGGCCCACGGCTGGCTCCAGTCGCTGGCCGACCGGGGGCGGTACGTGGAGGACGTCTACGCGGGCTAG
- a CDS encoding 1-aminocyclopropane-1-carboxylate deaminase yields the protein MPIEDFARYPLLFGPSPIHPLNRLSEHLGGARVWAKREDCNSGLAYGGNKTRKLEYLVPDILAQGADTLVSIGGYQSNHTRQVAAVAAHLGLKARLVQEKWVDWPDAVNDKVGNILLSRIMGADVRLGSDGFGIGIKDSWQRAMDEVRAEGGTPYPIPAGASEHPLGGLGFANWAYEVERQEAEQGVFFDTVVVCSVTGSTHAGMIAGFAGQDRPRRVIGIDASARIEETRAQVGRIARHTAALIGLGRELRDDEITVLEGWAGDLYGVPVESTLEAIRLTGSLEGMIIDPVYEGKSMAGLIDLVRTGEIGPDSTVLYAHLGGQPALNAYSGAFS from the coding sequence GTGCCCATCGAGGATTTCGCCCGCTACCCGCTGCTCTTCGGCCCCAGCCCGATCCATCCGCTGAACCGGCTGAGCGAACATCTCGGCGGCGCCCGGGTGTGGGCCAAGCGCGAGGACTGCAACTCGGGGCTGGCGTACGGCGGCAACAAGACCCGCAAGCTGGAGTACCTCGTCCCCGACATCCTCGCGCAGGGCGCGGACACCCTCGTGTCGATCGGCGGCTACCAGTCGAATCACACCCGGCAGGTGGCCGCCGTCGCCGCCCATCTCGGTCTCAAGGCCCGGCTCGTGCAGGAGAAGTGGGTCGACTGGCCCGACGCGGTCAACGACAAGGTCGGCAACATCCTGCTGTCGCGCATCATGGGCGCCGACGTACGGCTCGGCTCCGACGGGTTCGGCATCGGGATCAAGGACTCCTGGCAGCGGGCGATGGACGAGGTGCGGGCCGAGGGCGGCACGCCGTACCCGATCCCGGCCGGCGCCTCGGAACACCCGCTCGGCGGGCTGGGCTTCGCGAACTGGGCGTACGAGGTGGAGCGCCAGGAGGCCGAACAAGGCGTCTTCTTCGACACCGTGGTGGTGTGCAGCGTCACGGGCTCCACCCACGCCGGGATGATCGCCGGGTTCGCCGGGCAGGACCGGCCCCGCCGGGTGATCGGCATCGACGCCTCCGCCCGGATCGAGGAGACCCGCGCCCAGGTCGGACGGATCGCCCGGCACACCGCCGCGCTGATCGGTCTCGGCCGCGAACTGCGCGACGACGAGATCACCGTGCTCGAAGGATGGGCGGGCGATCTCTACGGCGTGCCCGTCGAGTCGACGCTGGAGGCGATCCGGCTGACCGGCAGCCTGGAGGGGATGATCATCGACCCGGTGTACGAGGGGAAGTCCATGGCCGGGCTGATCGATCTGGTGCGCACCGGCGAGATCGGCCCCGACTCGACCGTGCTCTACGCCCACCTGGGCGGCCAGCCCGCACTGAACGCGTACAGCGGGGCCTTCTCCTGA
- a CDS encoding GntR family transcriptional regulator, translated as MPVPTTPLTARVLLRDRAFTALRDAIVDGTLKPGERLRESELQEWIGVSRTPIREALMRLERSGLVITRPGRSTSVSALDATAVRDAQPVVAAMHELAVRLAVPVLDADRLAAMRTANEAFAAALERGDTGAALAADDALHQVCVSAASNTVVTEVLEQYSPLLRRIERVRFSSAAGLESVALHHRMIDACAAGDTATAAAVAHTTWMALAGSPAEHRAPSGHPAPPVPTASPASPAPAVSGGHGLVHAH; from the coding sequence ATGCCGGTTCCCACCACTCCCCTGACCGCCCGGGTCCTGCTCCGCGACCGTGCCTTCACCGCGCTGCGGGACGCCATCGTCGACGGCACGCTGAAGCCCGGGGAGCGGCTGCGCGAGAGCGAGTTGCAGGAGTGGATCGGGGTGAGCCGCACCCCGATCCGCGAGGCGCTGATGCGGCTGGAGCGGAGCGGCCTGGTGATCACCAGGCCCGGCCGGTCGACCAGTGTCAGCGCGCTGGACGCCACGGCCGTACGGGACGCCCAGCCGGTGGTCGCGGCGATGCACGAACTGGCCGTACGGCTGGCCGTTCCCGTACTCGACGCGGACCGGCTCGCGGCGATGCGGACGGCGAACGAGGCGTTCGCGGCTGCGCTGGAGCGGGGCGACACCGGCGCCGCGCTGGCGGCGGACGACGCGTTGCACCAGGTGTGCGTGAGCGCCGCGTCGAACACCGTCGTCACGGAGGTCCTGGAGCAGTACTCCCCGCTGCTGCGCCGTATCGAGCGGGTGCGCTTCTCCTCGGCGGCCGGGCTGGAGTCCGTCGCGCTGCACCACCGGATGATCGACGCCTGCGCGGCGGGCGACACCGCCACCGCGGCGGCCGTCGCCCATACGACCTGGATGGCGCTCGCCGGCTCACCCGCCGAACACCGCGCGCCCTCCGGACATCCCGCACCGCCCGTACCTACCGCATCTCCCGCATCTCCCGCCCCGGCCGTCTCCGGCGGCCACGGTCTGGTCCACGCCCACTGA
- a CDS encoding SPW repeat protein encodes MADVSHHRETGQDLSSHPDVPEMRERYARMVGGGRGLTAMAGPVFLVGLFCALSPWIIHFTSSQPALATHNLIMGVALAVLALGLSFAPGRMTGLSPAICAMGIWMIVAPWIVGSGPDKGIIWTNAVIGGLTFLLGLACAGMAMRNSRRSVRRAA; translated from the coding sequence ATGGCCGACGTCTCACACCACAGGGAGACGGGACAGGATCTGTCCAGCCATCCCGACGTTCCCGAGATGCGCGAGCGCTACGCCCGCATGGTCGGTGGCGGACGCGGACTGACGGCGATGGCGGGACCGGTCTTCCTCGTCGGTCTGTTCTGCGCCCTGTCGCCCTGGATCATCCACTTCACCAGCAGCCAGCCCGCGCTGGCGACGCACAACCTGATCATGGGGGTCGCGCTCGCCGTCCTGGCGCTCGGTCTCTCCTTCGCACCGGGGAGGATGACCGGTCTGAGCCCGGCCATCTGCGCCATGGGTATCTGGATGATCGTGGCTCCCTGGATCGTGGGGAGCGGCCCCGACAAGGGCATCATCTGGACCAACGCCGTCATCGGCGGCCTCACCTTCCTGCTGGGTCTGGCATGTGCGGGCATGGCGATGCGCAACAGCCGAAGGAGCGTGAGACGAGCGGCATGA
- a CDS encoding TauD/TfdA dioxygenase family protein, whose protein sequence is MPRPYRIPADGLYEGHRELRRLPEGWQDRPYELFELVPQARTIGAEIRGLDLAQPPSPALREELNRALLEWKVLFFRGQHLTSEAQRAFARNWGELETNPLLATGDAPEVVRFDRSAVPSFENVWHTDVTFRERPALGAVLQLREVPPSGGDTMWADMAAAYDNLPQDVKDRIDGARAVHDFLPGFARFAPAAQLAAFQDQFPPVEHPVVRRHPETGRRMLFVNTSFTTHLVGFGQEESDRLLRLLFQQAYVPEFQVRFRWQAGDIAFWDNRATQHYAVNDYGSHRRVAERVAIAGDRPF, encoded by the coding sequence GTGCCGCGCCCGTACCGCATCCCCGCCGACGGTCTGTACGAGGGCCACCGCGAGCTGCGCCGGCTGCCGGAGGGGTGGCAGGACCGCCCGTACGAGCTGTTCGAGCTGGTCCCGCAGGCCCGCACCATCGGCGCCGAGATACGCGGGCTCGACCTCGCGCAGCCGCCCTCGCCCGCCCTGCGCGAGGAGCTCAACCGCGCCCTGCTGGAGTGGAAGGTGCTCTTCTTCCGGGGGCAGCATCTGACCTCCGAGGCGCAGCGCGCCTTCGCCCGCAACTGGGGCGAGCTGGAGACCAATCCGCTGCTCGCCACGGGCGACGCCCCCGAGGTGGTGCGCTTCGACCGTTCCGCCGTCCCCAGCTTCGAGAACGTCTGGCACACCGACGTCACGTTCCGCGAGCGGCCGGCGCTCGGCGCGGTGCTGCAACTGCGCGAGGTGCCGCCGTCCGGCGGCGACACCATGTGGGCCGACATGGCGGCGGCGTACGACAACCTGCCCCAGGACGTGAAGGACCGCATCGACGGCGCGCGCGCCGTGCACGACTTCCTGCCGGGCTTCGCCCGCTTCGCTCCCGCCGCCCAACTCGCCGCCTTCCAGGACCAGTTCCCGCCGGTCGAGCACCCGGTGGTACGGCGTCACCCGGAGACGGGCCGGCGGATGCTCTTCGTGAACACGTCCTTCACCACCCACCTCGTGGGATTCGGGCAGGAGGAGAGCGACCGGCTGCTGAGGCTGCTGTTCCAGCAGGCCTATGTGCCCGAGTTCCAGGTGCGGTTCCGCTGGCAGGCCGGTGACATCGCCTTCTGGGACAACCGCGCCACCCAGCACTACGCCGTCAACGACTACGGCTCCCACCGGCGCGTCGCGGAGCGCGTCGCGATCGCGGGCGACCGCCCCTTCTGA